Proteins co-encoded in one Medicago truncatula cultivar Jemalong A17 chromosome 8, MtrunA17r5.0-ANR, whole genome shotgun sequence genomic window:
- the LOC25500058 gene encoding uncharacterized protein: MDYEEDEEEVGEEVEAMKAVYETDCVILRSIPPHFHLSLKPRTADVSYDQFVEIVLEVKATPKYPKEPPSVALVDCKGLDQQRQKHLLNHIESKANELSPGLMLVALCEEAVEKLSAMNHPDGDCPLCLFPLVTEGHQSETLPFMKLMSCFHCFHSECIIRWWNWIQSSKETGSANADNATVHRNQDNLEKLEEGVGNCPVCRKPFHAKDLDHVLDLVGSHSSRVSLNNDEVNNDEKILQSENEIIRKQRFEAILSLQKENNGLIEPKKDIVILPGMYLQQPVAAPTSTKEPDEMEQQERDPPAVGSGRHVGGTSNGPSSSGNRNIGARRNRPRNGHHSSSTARHPRKPVQQQWVRRDNPSNKQ; the protein is encoded by the exons ATGGAttacgaagaagatgaagaagaagtagGTGAAGAAGTTGAAGCTATGAAAGCTGTTTATGAAACCGATTGTGTCATTCTTCGTTCCATTCCTCCTCACTTCCATTTATCCCTCAAACCCAGAACCGCTGATGTTTCCTATGATCAG TTTGTAGAAATTGTTCTTGAGGTAAAAGCAACACCAAAG TATCCAAAAGAACCACCTTCTGTTGCTCTTGTGGATTGCAAGGGTTTGGACCAACAGAGACAAAAGCATTTATTGAATCACATAGAAAGTAAAGCCAACGAACTCTCCCCTGGCTTAATGCTTGTAGCTCTCTGTGAG GAAGCGGTGGAGAAACTCTCCGCCATGAATCACCCTGATGGCGATTGCCCGTTGTGTTTATTCCCTTTGGTCACAGAAGGTCACCAAAGTGAAACCTTGCCTTTTATGAAGTTAATGTCTTGCTTTCATTGTTTTCACAG TGAATGTATCATTAGATGGTGGAATTGGATTCAGAGTTCTAAAGAAACAGGCTCTGCCAATGCAGATAATGCAACTGTTCATCGTAACCAGG ATAATCTTGAAAAATTGGAAGAGGGTGTTGGAAACTGCCCTGTCTGTCGCAAGCCTTTTCATGCCAAAGATTTGGACCATGTGCTTGACCTAGTTGGTTCACATTCTTCCAGAGTG AGTTTGAATAACGATGAAGTCAATAATGATGAAAAAATCCTTCAATCGGAGAATGAGATCATCAGAAAACAAAGGTTTGAAGCCATCTTAAGTTTACAGAAGGAGAACAATGGTTTGATTGAACCTAAAAAAGATATAGTAATATTGCCTGGTATGTATCTTCAACAACCGGTTGCAGCGCCCACGTCAACCAAGGAACCCGACGAGATGGAACAACAAGAAAGAGATCCACCTGCAGTTGGGTCAGGAAGACATGTCGGCGGGACCTCAAATGGGCCTAGTTCAAGTGGTAACAGGAATATCGGTGCAAGAAGGAATAGACCAAGAAACGGTCATCATTCTAGTTCAACTGCAAGACATCCAAGAAAACCAGTCCAACAACAGTGGGTTAGAAGAGATAATCCTAGCAATAAGCAATAG